From Asticcacaulis sp. EMRT-3, one genomic window encodes:
- a CDS encoding alpha/beta hydrolase, whose protein sequence is MRPDEVTILSSGGPNRLTGEWPDRKLEAVSRAELWSFRAEKPRAQALICAGGGYLQLMTDREGVEVALWLQAQGFDAHVLIHRLPGADDGQGGVWPSDIALQDGLQAVQRLGDVLPLFLMGLSSGGHLAGALACQSQVKAAGVVIAYAPINANHRDYKAPKGKPDYPPPEKQAFYDAWPIGISSEPHGLPSCPVFLAYALHDTSVPVEHALNFIGSARDKGLDLDAHIFGKAPHGFALRERDGSHAIWPDLALDWMRRQV, encoded by the coding sequence ATGAGGCCGGATGAAGTCACGATCCTGTCGTCCGGTGGGCCTAACCGGCTCACCGGCGAATGGCCCGACCGCAAGCTGGAGGCGGTCAGCCGCGCCGAACTGTGGAGCTTTCGCGCTGAAAAGCCGCGCGCTCAGGCCCTGATCTGCGCGGGCGGCGGCTATTTGCAACTGATGACCGACCGCGAGGGCGTCGAGGTGGCGCTGTGGTTACAGGCGCAAGGCTTTGACGCCCATGTGCTGATCCATCGCCTGCCCGGAGCCGATGATGGCCAGGGGGGGGTGTGGCCATCCGACATCGCCTTGCAGGACGGTTTGCAGGCGGTGCAGAGGCTGGGCGATGTCCTGCCTTTGTTTCTGATGGGCCTGTCTTCGGGCGGCCATCTGGCCGGAGCGCTGGCCTGCCAATCGCAAGTCAAGGCTGCGGGGGTGGTTATCGCCTATGCGCCGATCAATGCCAATCACCGCGATTACAAGGCCCCGAAAGGCAAGCCCGACTATCCGCCGCCGGAAAAACAGGCCTTTTACGACGCCTGGCCGATTGGTATCTCATCCGAACCGCACGGCCTGCCGTCATGTCCGGTCTTTCTGGCCTACGCCCTGCACGACACGTCTGTGCCGGTCGAACACGCGCTCAACTTCATCGGCAGCGCGCGCGACAAGGGCCTTGATCTCGACGCCCATATCTTTGGCAAGGCCCCGCATGGTTTCGCCCTGCGCGAGCGTGACGGCAGCCATGCCATCTGGCCCGATCTGGCATTGGACTGGATGCGGCGGCAGGTTTAA
- a CDS encoding alpha-N-arabinofuranosidase codes for MNRLKNSLTAFAAATALGGALLLATTGAHAATLSASGSLNADQPGPQISKYIYSQFSEHLGRGIYDGVWVGPDSKIPNVLGIRTDIVEALKAIHTPSIRWPGGCFADEYHWRDGIGPRDQRPVRKNHWWANDVETNAFGTHEYMDFIEQVGADPYISINVGSSNPTEMSQWIDYMTSDGQDTLAKERRANGRDAPWKMKFIGFGNEAWGCGGNMTPEYYSDELRKFSGFFHNDPANPAVRVASGANSDDTNWTDVVMKNAGKYIDALSLHYYTIPTGNWDHKGAATGFDEQAWTDTFAQTLRMDKLISDHEAVMDKYDPKKRVGLFVDEWGTWYDVEPGTNPGHLYQENTLRDAVLAAANFNIFQHHADRVRLTAIAQTVNVLQAMILTQGDKLALTPTYYAYKMYVPFQDSTELPLNITAPDFTRGKTTIPAFNSSAARGKDGHVYIAFASMDPEDDTRVSIDLGDLKVKSVTGQVLTAAKMDAINPIGGAPLVVPVDFKGAKISAGKLTLTLPAKSVVVLNLQ; via the coding sequence ATGAATCGCCTGAAAAATAGTCTCACCGCCTTTGCCGCCGCAACTGCTCTGGGGGGCGCCCTGCTGCTGGCCACCACGGGCGCCCACGCCGCCACGCTCAGCGCTTCTGGCAGCCTCAATGCCGACCAGCCGGGGCCGCAGATCAGCAAATATATCTATTCGCAGTTTTCCGAGCATCTGGGCCGCGGCATCTATGACGGGGTCTGGGTCGGGCCCGATTCAAAAATCCCCAATGTGCTCGGCATCCGCACCGACATTGTGGAGGCGCTGAAGGCCATCCACACCCCGTCGATCCGCTGGCCGGGCGGCTGTTTTGCCGACGAATATCACTGGCGCGATGGCATCGGCCCGCGCGATCAGCGTCCGGTGCGCAAGAATCACTGGTGGGCCAATGATGTCGAAACCAATGCCTTCGGCACACATGAATATATGGACTTTATCGAACAGGTGGGGGCCGATCCCTATATTTCGATCAATGTCGGCTCCTCCAACCCCACCGAGATGAGCCAGTGGATCGACTATATGACCTCGGATGGTCAGGACACCCTGGCCAAGGAACGTCGCGCCAATGGCCGCGATGCGCCGTGGAAGATGAAGTTCATCGGTTTTGGCAATGAGGCCTGGGGTTGCGGCGGCAATATGACGCCGGAATATTACTCGGATGAACTGCGCAAATTCTCCGGCTTCTTCCATAATGATCCGGCCAATCCGGCGGTGCGCGTCGCTTCGGGTGCCAATTCGGACGACACCAACTGGACGGACGTGGTGATGAAGAATGCCGGCAAGTATATCGATGCGCTGTCGCTGCATTACTATACCATCCCGACCGGCAACTGGGACCACAAGGGCGCGGCCACCGGCTTTGACGAGCAGGCCTGGACCGACACCTTCGCCCAGACCCTGCGCATGGACAAGCTGATCTCCGACCACGAGGCGGTGATGGACAAGTACGATCCGAAAAAGCGTGTCGGTCTGTTCGTCGATGAATGGGGCACCTGGTATGATGTCGAACCCGGCACCAATCCCGGCCACCTCTATCAGGAAAACACCCTGCGCGACGCGGTTCTGGCGGCGGCCAATTTCAACATCTTCCAGCACCATGCCGACCGGGTGCGCCTGACGGCCATCGCCCAGACGGTCAATGTGTTGCAGGCCATGATCCTGACGCAGGGCGACAAGCTGGCCCTGACGCCGACCTACTATGCCTACAAGATGTACGTGCCGTTCCAGGATTCGACCGAACTGCCGCTCAACATCACCGCGCCCGATTTCACCAGGGGCAAGACCACGATCCCGGCCTTTAATTCATCGGCGGCACGCGGCAAGGACGGCCATGTCTATATCGCTTTTGCCAGCATGGACCCCGAAGATGACACCAGGGTCAGCATCGATCTGGGCGATCTGAAGGTGAAAAGCGTCACCGGTCAGGTGCTGACCGCCGCGAAGATGGACGCCATCAACCCCATTGGCGGCGCTCCGCTCGTCGTGCCCGTCGATTTCAAGGGCGCGAAGATCAGCGCCGGCAAACTGACCCTCACCCTGCCGGCCAAGTCGGTCGTGGTGCTCAATCTGCAATGA